The region TTGGGTGGACAACTCAAAATGCAGAATGTCTGCCCAGTAGGCAAATCCGCTGCGCTGAGCTTGTCACTGACATGTTCTCCTGGTGCAGGGGGACTTTATTTAGTGAAACAGAAAAGGATCTCGAAGCTCCACGGCGCTCAGTGTCCGCACACCCTGAACCTCATCTGGCGGAGTCATGGAACAGAAAGGCTGGGCTGGGGTGGGGTGGTCCTGGTGGTGAGTGACTTTTCCTGAAGAGGGTCTCAGAACGTGTGTGTTGCTGAGTCttcatgtggagaacatgcagcaTTTCATGAAATATGTGCTGCACCTCTGGGGCGACGTGAACAACTGGCAAAAAGAGAACACGGGTGATCATGGAAGTGTGAAAAGGGGAGCTACTATAAAAAAGCCCCCCTAAAAACACTCGTTAGTGATTTGTGAAATTGACAGTGAAATGAATGTTTTAGCATCACCGCTGCTGTACTCCGCTATCCAAATCCTGGCTGCGGGGTGGCATTACCACCTGTCACAGTGTCACTTCTGGGCTGGGGAGTCCTCCACAAATGTCCACCTGAGGCAGCCTCATGCCAGATGAACAAAGTTAAAGTGCCTGCAGCCATGCCCTCTGGCATTTCGAGTGCAATTCCTCTGTGGGCACCACTTCTGTAATAACCAGAGCATGTAGAGGGGCACGGCCCCCAATTACCCCATGTAACAGATTAGCCTGAGACTGCCAACGCCCACTGCTGATAACACATTCTGTGCCCACCATGTAATTTCAGATTCACTTTGTAAAGGAAGGTGGGGATGGAAGGtaaccccttacccagctggtGCCTGCCTTTGGCGTAGTGCCCATTTGGACACCCAAAGGGCTGCGTGAAGTCATATTTGCAGCCGTGTTGGGGGTCTTGGGTGCCGCCTGAAGGAGGCTCCCACTTTCCTGGTTTCATCTCCCCCTCGACGTCAGCCAGGCAAGTGAGAATCGGAGAGGAGGAAACGGCTGGTGGTGGGATTTGGTTTGGGGTGtgggctgccccctcgtggtgtAGCTTTACATATCTATGCTGATCAGCCCTGGGCAGCAGTACGGGGACTCGTCTTCATGTCCATGTATCCCGTATGAGAGATTCAAAGGGGTTTCCACTTGGACACTTTCCTTTTAAAGCCGATGAACGCGTGCCATGTGAGACTCCCTCACGTCAGGTCCGTGAGGCGGTGGCATTAGAATTCAGTAAAGCGCCTCTTCTCGCTGCAGACGCTGCTCTTCCCACACATTCCTGCGGCAGCTGGAAAGGCTCACGTCAGGACAAGTGAACAGTGGCCAAGCGTTTATTAGAAAGAGCAGATTCAGCGCTGGCCACTTTCCAACCGCAGTCTTTACCTTTACTTAATCTGAAAAATGGCGCCGACCACAACCTCTGAGCCAACattctgtttaattttgaaaatgaccAAAGCTTGTCTCTCAGTGACAATCAGGCACAAAGGTGACAGGAGAGTAAAGGACAACTTTCATATGCTGTGAAGTAAAACTCGGCTCTGCTCGCCCACAGGTCATCAAATGCAAGGCAGCCGTAGCCTGGGAGCCGGCCAAACCCCTGAGCATCGAGGAGATCGAGGTGGCACCACCAGAGGCCCATGAAGTTCGCATAAAGGTAAAACTTAAAAAGAGATGTGACAAGTGAGAGGAGGCCCTTCAGTTTGTCTGTGTGGCTGACAGCTAAGATGGCCTCCTGTCTCTTCAGAGCCTGCTTAATGTGTGTCCAGGGTTCTGCTTCTGCTCCATGACTTGCTAGTTTGTCCCCGATTCCCATAACACTTTGTGCTTCCTGCCCTCCATCTTCTCTGCGGTTCTCCTTCATTCCTACTGCTATCCTTGAGTACATCATTCAGCATTGACTTAAAAGAACTGCATCCATGGTAAGAACTGTGAAGACAAAACACGGTAAAGTGCGTCCACGACCCTCGCCCTATTAACGGGCCTGTCCTCAGCACATCAATGTCTCCTCATGTCTACTGAAATCAGCTTTAGGTGTCGCCTTTCCTCCTGTGCTTGTGAGTCTGTAAACCTCTGAATGGGGTCAGAAAGGCCGGCCATAACTCCTGTACATCCCTGAAGTCTAAGTGGTGAGGTCTTCACCGAGATGCCATGTGAACGACTCTCAGTCGGGCTTATTGAACTGCAGTCAGCCAGTCCGTCTACGCTTGGTTAGTTACACTTGTAGGAGTTCAAAGgctcatgggaaaggcgctatatcaatataatgtattatccctattgtcattatttttaaggGACCTCATTGTGCTGTCTGGTGCCATGATTAATAACAGgcagatctgaaaggcactagataacaGATTTGTCTTCTCATTATTGTCCCATGTACAGAATCCAGTGAAATTCTGacctgcatgtgctaatcaacatacgaCACGTCACACTCTGTGGTGCCGTGATGAGTGAACAGAACTCCCTGTCCTTGAAGCCTCCGTCTTCCAGATAgatagacggacagacagacagacagatatgaaaggcactatataactgacagTTTGACATGAGAGGCACTCTCAGAGCTCTCTCTTTAGAGGACTACACAATCGTGTGTGTGGAGTCGAGTGACATGCTAATCGATCTGCAGCACGTCACACTCTGTGGGGTGTACAACTACCTGACCTGAAGCGACCACCTTACCCTGAAATACCTGACTACATCGCCCTCTGGTGGCTGTTAAACTCTTACGAGGGTCCCTGTGGTCAGGAGTGCTAATCAGCATGCCACACCTCACCACCATGTGGAAGGAGCGTCAGTAAGGAGAGGTGCCCTACCCCGATACAGAGAGACACAAAAGGCACCATTAGATCGGCATGTTCATGGGTCCTTATTGTGTCGTGTTCAGAGTCCACTGACATTCTTAAATGCACATGTCACACATTGCCacccaccatcatcatcatcagtgagTTTCTCTccaaacttctgtcttccttacctgaagtCAGGATTATAACTGCAGAAGACCACAAGCCTCCATATCCCCCATATCTTTGTTACCGGCTACTGCACACTTAATTCTCAAGACAGCCTGCAAAGGTCTTAAACAGGATACTCCACAGCGATGGTTCATTGGCTTCTGACTCTCATTTGGAGGTCACTTTGGGTTGCTCTGAGCGCTCTTCTTTCACTTCAGGTGCTCCTTTCTGCTCTCGGTGACACAGACTTCACGTTTCCTAGAAACTGACAGGACGTGTGTGGATGGGCTCTTTCAGATGATCGGGTTCTGCGCTCTAATGGTTATGACTTTGCTAGCAGGACAATTGATCTGCTCAGCCTGACGTGGTCACGAGATGGTGGGCAGCCTCACTCTCTTTGCATGCACATTCACTGACAGCTCCCAGAAATCACCAGGAGGTGGTGGCTTTTCTTTTCTGTGGCTGTTGTGGCCAAACTGACAGCGCTGCCCCCACCAGTCTCTTTTTCAGTCCGCTGCCAGCTCTGCTCTTTGAACttttgttctttaagaaattctGTCTCCACTGTAGAGTACCCACCTATTATTCTGTTGCTATCATTCTTCATTTcctttattctatgtgtgtgcaAATCTTCAATGTTTGCCTGACATTCTCAGGACCTCCAGCCTCTCCTAATGGTAGATGGCGCCATATTCTGTCTTCTGAGATTTTCCAGGTCAGGTTGTTCTTCTCACTGATGATGGTGTCTGAGAACAGCGGCGTGTTTCATGTGAATTCACACATGCAGGTAAGACTTTCACTAGCGCACCTGACAACAAGGACCTGATAAGCCTGTAAGTTCAGCAACTACTGGGTGATGCAGTCAAGCTAATTACTTCAGGGAAGGCTGGCAGGAGTTTCCAGGTTGGTCACTGAtgatggcaccagagagtggtgaGGTGTGCCATAGGAAGGACCTGTAaacttcaatttattttatttgtgccaGGGTTACAAGTCGTTAGTCATATTCTAATTCAGCTTGTATTTGTTTCACCATTCAGGTCATCGCTACGGGGGTCTGTCACACTGACCTGTACTTCCTGTATGAAGGTGGACCAAAAGGGGGTTTCCCAGCAGTTCTGGGACATGAAGGTGCTGGCATTGTGGAGAGCGTTGGCCCAGGAGTCACCAAATTCAAACCGGGTGAGTTAGTAAGTCCGTCTTCATGGCCAGGCCGGCTTGCTGGACTCTCCTCAGCTGACTTTGCCCACTGGTGCTGTAAGGTAGAGGTTTGTAGGCTCTGCTCCAGCACCATCCATGGCTTCTGACTTTCCATAACAAAGATTCTAATGTAGAATCCAATGTGGCCTAAAATCTGAACTTCTCATTCACTTCTGGTGTTTCTATCTGCTCTCTGTGTGAAACATCCAGTGCTATGGACTTGACCTTTCTAAGACACGGCGAGGACGTGTGTATGGAGGAGCTCTCCAAACGATATGCTTTAGCACTTCATCTTtttgcaatgcatttttattatcatgaactttatgtattttgaaaggcgctatatgaaatacCAAGAGTCTGAATTAAATTCCCACCTATCCTCCTCATTGACTggccaagagtcctgtcttcaattctaAAGCTTGCTCCTTAACCAAATGTCTTCAATCTCGTACTCCTACCACCCTGCCAGGTACCGAGTTTCACcacatcccctcttcttttatgCCTACAACTCCAGGTCATTAGCCGGAGTACAAGAAGAGGCAGGAGAGATGCACACAATTCTTTATGAGTTACAGACAATACTCCCAAACTATAAAGAAGCAGACTACAAGGAGTGCTGGGTAAATCATCAAGCCAGCTGATAATAAGCTATAGATGGCTCACTGCTCGATTAGCTGTGGGCTCGGCGAGGGGCCTGAATGGAGTGAGCGATAACTCAGCCTCCTctatggatggaaaatgacaGAAGTCGAGATCTGTTTGTTACCCTGTCTTTACTTTAGTCCAGCTTCCCTGATGTACCTCTGGACCAATGGGGATAAGCCACCTCCCTGCTTCACACCAATCGTATTCAGCCCCAACTCAATTGCAGTGACCAGTAGTACAAGTCTGCTTGTCCCTCCCTAGGCCACTGGAACATCTCAGACATCTGTAATCCATCACCTACTCCATTTAAGGAATGAGATGCTTACTAGGACTTCACATCCTACACGTGCCGACATGAGCCCAGCGTGACTATTGTGTCCAGCACATCGTCTGCCGTTTGAGCTCCTTCAGCTCATTCCTTTTGTTTCTTTCCCCAGGTGACCATGTCATCCCTCTTTTTGTTTCCCAGTGTGGAGAATGCAAGTTCTGTGTGAACCCCAAAACCAACCTATGTGAGAAGAGCTGGTAAGTCTTTGAGGAGCGAGTCCATGCTGGTGTGTTGTAACGGTGATGTTCACGCCATGGTGAGAAGGCTCACGCCGTGAATACACGCTCATTTCATACTTCATGCCCGAGTCAATATACACTTGAGTGCATGGCACCTTTGGTAATGACAAAGCTGTTCTGAAGTTACAGACAGTTGTGAGCGAGGAGAAGGTCAAGTCAGGTTTAGGCGTGAGTGTGAGGCTGCGATGTGAAGAATGCTGGATAAATGACACAGAAGGCCATTGTGGACTGAAAGGCAGGGAAGCAACAGGGAGGAGTAATCCTGAAGACATGGAGGTCAGTGAGGATGTAGACACATGGAGAGAGCTTTCCACATTTGCACAAGGTAAGAAGTCTAACTTCAGAGGTCTCGGGAGTGACAGGAAGCCAGCCAAGGAGTCCTAAGGCCATGACTTTGGTCACAGCACTCGCACGAGTATACTGTGTGTCTGACAAGACAAGGTCAATGCGTAGCTGAAGACACTGATACATTATGCCCTCCTATCTTCACAGAAACCCCTGGCTTTGCGTCTAAACTTGCACAGCaggcaaaacaaaaatggcaaagagTTACCGAGTGCTGTTCACTTGTACCTTACAGGTCTGACGAGCGATACGACGTGATGTCTGACCCTATCACCCGGTTCTCCTGCAAGGGCAAGCCCATCCTTCAGTTCATGGGGACAAGCACTTTCTCCGAGTACACGGTTGTCCAGGAGATCGCCGTCACCAAGATCAATGACGCAGCTCCTCTTGATAAAGTCTGCCTGTTGGGTTGTGGCATTTCCACCGGATACGGAGCTGCCCTCAACACGGCCAAGGTCAGCATTTAGTCTTCATTATGTGATTTGACTGAAAGGTTGGTTTCAGAATGTCCTTTCTGACCCTCCACTTCATCATTAGCAGATCACACAAGGCCTCATAAAATTTCTTCGTAAACCTGATGGACTAAAACGTGCAATACTTAGCAAaagagaggaggccattcagcccatttgtcacttgtttgtttagctcataACTGAAatgtcccaatgtctcatccacACACTCCTTAGATTTCTACTTCAACACCGTGACTTTGTGGTTCAttccaaattcccacaactctttttgtaaagaagtgcttcctgttttCAGTTTTAAGTGCCCTTCCTCTTAACGTCCACTGGTGCAGGCTCACTATTTAGCTGATCCACTCCATTGATGCCAATGACAATTTTGAAGACTGTGATGAGAGGCCCATCCAGTGTCTTCTGCTTGAGACTGAACatgacattagaacaattgtttAACTTTCACCAGGGCAccagacacaaaacaagaaaaacgTTTAAGAAGAATAAGGAGGAAGATGAAGGAACATCCGATGCCATCGCCTTAATCTCTCCCTCTCCTTCTTCTTGCACTGCTGCAGGTCGAACCAGGCTCTACCTGTGCCGTGTTTGGCCTTGGTGCCGTGGGCCTGGCGGCCGTCATGGGCTGCAAGGTGGCCGGGGCATCTCGAATCATTGCAGTGGACGTCAACAAGGACAAGTTCAACATAGCAAAGGTATTTGGCGCGACAGAGTTTGTCAACCCCAAGGATTACGACAAGCCCATCCAGCAGGTGCTGAGTGAGATGACCAATGGAGGGGTGGACTTCTCCTTTGAGTGTGTCGGCAACGTTCAGGTTATGGTAAGTACAGATAAACCTCGTTTGAGAAGCATGATGGTGATGTCAGCCTGAACGTCATTCCCCTTAATTAATATCTCAAACGAAGCCCAGCAGTGATTGGATTAAGAGACAAATAATGGAGTAGTGAAAGGAGGGAGCCACAGTGAAGGGTTCTTCTCTCGCCATATTGGAAAAGCTTTTAATGGCTGTCTTTGTAGATTaaccaaaattaatttaaagattcACCGGGTCAGCAATCTCATTTCTAAAATCAGGATTTAAGTGAACATTCAGGGAATTTGTGCTCACCTCTGCATGACGTGTCAAACACAATGTCCAGTGTCAACTGTTCACCTCCTCATTCCCTCTCTTATCTGCTCTGCCGATTCCTGTTGGGATTGTTTGGCGtctttctggttttctttttGGACGTTCAGATTCTCATTGCttcacatttctttgttttttagtgtgtcaaatttattttgtcaCTTGCTTTTGAGTTTTAGATTCTGTTGAGGTCAAActacttatttcattttttctttgttactttcaCAGTTCTTAcacgtatttgttttttttttggatgcagATTGTAAATCTTTCAAGAGTTTTTCAAAGAGaagcttacttttatttttgctatttaattAGCGCCATTCTTGCtgctattttgtttaattacGATCGTCACCATTCTGCTCCTCTGTCATCAGGGTGGCTGCCGCCTTAACAGACTTCATGAACGACTCGATGTGTTTAATGGTCGCCTGAGAGGTTCACTTCCTTATCCGAGTTGGCGGATTCCAAAACCATTTTGTCAAAGAAATGCCCTTTTCTAAAGCCGGTCTCTGGTCACGGCTCACGCTTGTATTTTTGTCTTGTGAATTGGCCGTATTCTcagtttttcagttcttttcaacTTCTGGTTACTCATCAGAGCTCCTACCACTTTAACTAGCAGAACACATTTGTTTAGATGATGTGAAATGTTTTATCatcttgtattcttttaattcacGATGCCCTTTATTCACCACTGTCTTCTTTTTACTGCCGACCTTCCCGTGTGTCCGTGATGTCGGCAGTCCTTCTGATATTGTGCCCCCTTCTGATGTGTGCCCCCACGTGTGCCTTTCTCTCCTCAAAGTCGTTTGACTCCAAACCTCAGGTGTTGCCATTTTCAGTCGATCTTCATGAGCGGCAGGTGGCTGTGAGGCTCTCACTGTACCCAGGGTGTAAATCTCTATGGCTGAATTTtatcagatgatgatgatgtcagaggGTATACCGATGATCTGATGCCAATCTAGGCAGAGCGGGCACCATTGCTCGATTGACTTTTTGTAACATGAAAGTGGCATCAGCCTGCGTGTTGTGTATTGTTTTCAGTCGTTTCTGATCGTTTTGTTccgttcatttatttttgtctgtcattTGTAAAGGTGGTACAGAAACGACTAGCGAGGTCAGTGAAGGTGAGAGATTAGTGGAGTCATAGAGGGACATTCGGGGACTTTCTTGCCAAATAAGCCAACACATTTTTACTAACACAAAGTAACAAGACAGCTGATAGTAATAATGAGACAAAGTGACGACGTCCAAGGTGTTTTTTGATCACCAGAGATCCCTGatgctgtttttggttttgctctGTGTTGTATCCAGACACAAAAACTCGTCACACACGGGTTTTGCCTAAacgttttcttacttttttatttcaaccTTCTTTATCCCACAAACCACCAGTTCACCACCGCCTCTTTATTCCCATTCTGCCTTGTCTTTTAGTAAATCAACTATGTACAAACTCTTAAAGAAACACAGGGTTCAATTCTGGACATAACATTCTGTTTATGCATTTTGGATTTGTAGAGGAACGCCCTTGAATCGTGTCACAAAGGCTGGGGAACAGGAATCATTGTGGGCTGGACTGATGTGGCAGATGTTTCAACAAGGCCCCTGCAACTTATCGCTGGCCGCACCTGGAAGGGGACGTTTTTTGGAGGTAAAGTTTCACGCTGACGTTACTTTGTCTGCGAGACTGTTACTTGTATCGTTCTTTTCCTGCCATTGGCACTATAAATAAGAACAGCAGAAGTGAGCAATGAAAACTGCGATTCAATCTTAGGGTGGAAAAGTGTGGAGAGTGTCCCGAAGCTGGTGTCAGACTACATGGCAAAGAAGATCAAGCTGGATGAGTTCATCACACACAGCCTCACCTTGGACAAAATCAACGAGGCCTTTACCCTGATGACTGCTGGGAAAAGGTAAGTCACAAAGGAGCCTTCACCTTTCGAGATAAGGAACGAGTCCCAGCACCTAAAACGCACCTCCTTGTGAACAACTTGCAGATCTTCATATACACTGCGGTGAAGAAGTGTTTGCTTCCTTCCTGATGTGCTCAGTGTTTGTTCCAATGAATGGCTTCAGATCtttagaaaaaaatgtcacattagacaaaAGGAAGGAGAGTAAACATACAACACCATTTCTAAATGGCTCCTTAATACAATGCAGTATATTTAAGCTATAAAGTAACCCAACACCTGGACTGACCGTGTCAAGAGGTAATTGCCCCCCTTAGTTACTCAATCCAATGTGAAACGTCGACTGTAAACCTGAGCGATGGATGTTAACCAGTAAGATCATTAATGAGATTCTGTAGCTGGCACCACAACAATTGTCGATGCATCTTTTCATAGGCACAGGAACGACTGTGTACAGAAACCATGAAACCCACAGCTGTCAGACAAATGGAGAGCAAGTTTGAAAGGAGACCTTCAGCCAGCAGTCTCATTACTGTCAAGGAAAGCTAAGATATGAGTAGTGGGACAGTCGCCTGCTGGAACAAAAAGGCGTCCAGGATTGTGTGATATCGAGATTTTGGGTGGAGAAAAATATCTCTGGGTTTTCAACTATGAGGACGTTAGAACAGAGAGGTCATTCTTTTCTGCTAATGAGAAGAGAAATGGTAGAACTGATCTTCTACTAATAATCATCTGAAAGGAGAGATAAGTGTCATACCAAAATGACCGCAGGGGCACAGCAATAACATGTTCAAGAAGTCACAGAGGATCCCAGAACATCCAAAGGACAGCAGGTCCATGTAGCCTCCGCTAAGGTCACCGTTCAGGAAGCCACAATAAGAAAGAGACTGAGGGAAAATGGGAGAGAAGAAGGGCAAAGTAACATCAGTGCAACAAAACATTGGAATGATCCCAAGACTTTTAGAATAGTGAGTGATGAGTCAAAAGTGGACCTGTTTGGACTATGCATTTGACAGTAAGAACATCATGACGGTGATGGTGTGGGGGTGCTTTAAAACACTTGCTGTTATTGAAGGAGCCATGAATTGTGCACTTAAGGAGAAAGTCCACTCGTCTGCGTGTGACCTACAGCTGAAGCGTTATTGGCTTATGCAGCTGGACAACACAAAAGCAAATGGACACGTTCTGGAGTGAGCTGTCAAAGTCCAGACTTGGACCCAATAGAGAGGTCCTGAATCAAACAGTTGATGCTCACAAACCTACTACCGTGTCTCAATCGAAGACGTTCTGCAAAGAGGAGTGGGAGACATTAAAGACTGACAGCAAATTATAGGAAGGTGTTGTAACCTAGTATGGCGGTCATGACCTCTAATGGGTGAAGGGGTGTTGGATGACTTTGTTCCTTAAATGAAGAAAGTCCTGATTTAAATCTGTACTGTGTTTCCCCTCGGGTTCCCTTTCTGTAACACTCTTCTTTCTAAAGGTCTGAGGCCATTTGTTGTGTCAAATATGCAGAAACAGGAGCGGTTAGGAGGGGGCAAACACTTTGTCACAGCACTTTGTGGCACAGCACTAGTAGAACTTGTCTGACGTGTATCGAGGTGTCCATTAGAGCTTCATAATAATGCCGGTAATGTTACTGCAGTAAACATAAAGCTGGGTCCTAAATGGTGGGCTACCTCCGAGGGGCCTAGCGAGGCTCAACTTGTTCTTCTCAACGCTTCACATGCTAACGTTCTCATGGTGTCTCCTGCTTCTCCTGTTTTAGCATTCGCACAGTGGTGAAAATGTAGAAGCCAAAGCCAACTACCCGACAAGGAACAGCTCCCGCCCTGGTGGACATGCCTGTTGGCGTCTGCTCTTGCCtgaagtttttactttttaaagtcaGAAATGAGAATTGAAATTATAGAACGGCCTGGCTGTGTGTAGTGCATCTCAGTCATGAAATAAACTGGCTGCTTCCCAGATGTTTTTCTTGTCTGTCTTCCTTCTgcactttgttaatattttacagaaataaaaaggtTAACGACATTTACGATGGGGTAATAGTTAAGTAAATTAGGcaagactttggattttatagcAAGTTTTACTATTGCATAGAAGCAGCAGCTGCCACTTGAAATGTCTCATTCGCTCAGAaggacaaatgttttaaaaagcttATCTTCTAATAAAATATCTGATGGGAGTGAAGAAGTTAAGAGGCACACATAAAGACGGCTCAGCCTTTATCAGCACATCGTGAGACAACAACACACATTAATGTACAGAGCGTGGCTTTCCTCAAAGGTCTGATCTATTGGCCATTTCTgctattgtaaaataaacagaataaggcAAGACCTCCAAAAACAAGCCAGGGAGCAGGCCAGAAACCTACCTGGCCTACCCAATGGAGGCAACCTTGACCTCAGCCGAGCCCCCAAGGCTTCCTGCTGGCTTCAGTTggagcaggcccaaaaatgggcAGCTGACAAAACCACTATAATAGTCCCAGAATGAAGAGTAAGCCCCACAAGAGGAAAGAAAACTATAAACCCTCAGCGTGAACAGAAGgggaaacaaagaatctttataaataaaaggatttatagaagaaagcaaaaaacacataaattatCAAAAGAGGGACAAATGAGTTTGTCTAAAAGGCAATCAAACACCCAATACGAAATCCTAAGAGCAGAATCCTTAAAACAAAATGAGGAACGACGAAAACCACAGAAATCCAACAACAGGAAATACGATACTCAACACACTCCACCATCGACGAATGACTCCGACtgctgagccttctcagcctctTAAATAGTAGCAAGCTGGCTCAAGgggtgatgtcagggtgacccCGCCTGTTGGAGCGCCAACCTCAAAGAAAAGAGGGAACATAAGCACATTTAAAGTGGCACTACACAATTAGCATATGGCATTTAAAGCCAAAAGAAATAACACAtagaaataataattcaaaatgaacaaaaacaacaataaagcataAAATACGCATAACTTCAACCTGATACATGACAACAGAGTCCGTCTTGACAGACCATCGAATAAAAAATCACCAAGCAGAAGAGAAAGAGCGTCAAATACAAACCCACTGCAGTCAATTCTTCAAACCCAAAGTCTATGAATATATGACTCACGTCTTTATCAGCATGTCAGGGAGTGGAAATGACTGCTGCATGAATTGGTGGGCTTCAGACTTGTGTGAACACCTTAACAACTCTCgcatttgtctttgtcttttggcATAAAGAAATGACCAGCTAGTAAGTAAGCAATGCGGGTGCCCACTGTGCTCAATTAGGAGCCAAAGTGCCACAGTGAAGCGTTCACTTGATTATATCCAAGAGGACTCAGAGTGGCAGGGTGTGTCCTGCAGGGGGCGCTCGCTCCCTGGCaatgagttcttttgtgattGCGGCGTGTGACGTAACCAAATCTGTATAGATGATCCCCCTCcctagtgatacggcagtaagaaatcacgtaGGAGAAAACAacttaactttgtttaatgtcggCCTACCCTTCAGATGGTACAAAGACGCTCATAAAAATACACAAGTAGGATATGTAAATAACAGCAGGGGTGGGccatgtcggtcctggagggctgcagtggctgcaggttttttttccaacccagtttcttagtGAGGAGTCAATTATTGGTGATGAAGCTCTTATTGCTGAAGTGACATCTTGACCCTTCATttcagtggtctcgcttgttaaggtttccCACTCTTAACTGCTTATTTCAGTCGTAATCAGCTGCGTTTACTgtgtttaatggctccttattagcaataagatgtaaatggcAAAGGAGCCGGCAGTTTACCATTTAATTGGTGTGGTACGCGGTtaggggtcagacccggccgggacgcctggaaggactggggcaTGGCTTATTTatcctccaggccacgagggggcaaccgccctgga is a window of Erpetoichthys calabaricus chromosome 7, fErpCal1.3, whole genome shotgun sequence DNA encoding:
- the LOC114654527 gene encoding alcohol dehydrogenase class-3-like encodes the protein MATAGKVIKCKAAVAWEPAKPLSIEEIEVAPPEAHEVRIKVIATGVCHTDLYFLYEGGPKGGFPAVLGHEGAGIVESVGPGVTKFKPGDHVIPLFVSQCGECKFCVNPKTNLCEKSWSDERYDVMSDPITRFSCKGKPILQFMGTSTFSEYTVVQEIAVTKINDAAPLDKVCLLGCGISTGYGAALNTAKVEPGSTCAVFGLGAVGLAAVMGCKVAGASRIIAVDVNKDKFNIAKVFGATEFVNPKDYDKPIQQVLSEMTNGGVDFSFECVGNVQVMRNALESCHKGWGTGIIVGWTDVADVSTRPLQLIAGRTWKGTFFGGWKSVESVPKLVSDYMAKKIKLDEFITHSLTLDKINEAFTLMTAGKSIRTVVKM